One region of Flavobacterium sp. KACC 22763 genomic DNA includes:
- a CDS encoding mechanosensitive ion channel family protein: MVSGTKRILFFFLLSLTFLVNTNTAEAQLLGAAKTTEEPVKVPDDSLGRRTPQGTVNGFIKALGDQNYLRASQYLVLSKRSYRKTAERIEIAKTFQKLLDQGGNFSPSSILSNKELGRLDDNLTTGIDLVGNVSTDKIDIQLYLENQSDDSEPALWLFSAETVEAIRGADISGEKTFLDRVLPKFLKDRKLGNVPIGHWGVVVVMAVVTYLLSRLLIFVLIFLIQKVWKKADTEKGTAIIDAFTLPVQMYLTVILFVAFTQRMGISIIVRQRFSIIIITIGIVAFLILLWRMTDFVSMYTRSRMNNRGRASAVSAVLFLSRTMKAAIVVIGIIALLGIIGVDVTAGLAALGIGGIALALGAQKTIENFVGSVSLIADQPLRVGDYCRVDDIKGTVEAIGMRSTTLRTPARTIVTIPNGQLSASKIENYAHRDRFIFNPIFGFRMETTPDQMRYLLVELKSLLLAHPSVINTPPIVRFTGITADALKVEITAYIEAINFETSQEVQEDLLLRMLDIIESSGTSLAYPSQTLYMTRDTPVSNEKAEAVAKTVKKWKKNGELQLPKFDPKRVEELKGSIKYPDEGSFNPDDEETLL; the protein is encoded by the coding sequence ATGGTTTCAGGTACAAAACGGATATTGTTTTTTTTCTTGTTGAGTTTGACTTTTTTAGTCAACACCAATACAGCCGAAGCACAGCTTTTAGGCGCAGCAAAGACAACCGAAGAGCCAGTTAAAGTTCCAGATGATTCATTAGGAAGAAGAACACCTCAAGGAACAGTCAACGGATTCATCAAAGCACTGGGCGATCAGAATTATCTGCGTGCCAGTCAGTATCTTGTTCTGAGCAAACGTTCCTATCGTAAAACAGCTGAAAGAATAGAAATAGCAAAGACTTTTCAGAAACTTTTGGATCAGGGAGGTAATTTTTCGCCATCATCTATTTTAAGTAATAAAGAACTAGGACGCTTAGATGATAATCTGACAACCGGTATAGATTTGGTTGGAAATGTATCTACAGATAAAATAGACATACAGCTTTATTTAGAAAATCAATCAGATGATAGCGAGCCGGCATTATGGCTTTTTTCTGCAGAAACAGTAGAAGCAATTCGTGGAGCAGATATTAGCGGAGAAAAAACTTTTTTAGATAGGGTATTGCCTAAATTTTTAAAAGATAGAAAATTAGGAAATGTTCCAATTGGCCACTGGGGAGTGGTGGTGGTAATGGCAGTTGTCACTTACTTATTGTCGAGACTTCTTATTTTCGTACTCATTTTTCTAATTCAAAAAGTGTGGAAGAAAGCAGATACTGAAAAAGGAACCGCAATTATAGATGCTTTTACATTGCCAGTTCAGATGTATCTAACGGTGATTTTATTCGTAGCTTTTACGCAGCGAATGGGAATTTCAATAATAGTTCGTCAGCGATTTAGCATAATCATAATCACGATCGGAATTGTAGCTTTTTTGATCCTGCTTTGGAGAATGACCGATTTTGTGAGTATGTATACTCGAAGCAGAATGAACAATAGAGGACGTGCTTCTGCAGTGTCTGCGGTTTTGTTTTTAAGCCGTACGATGAAAGCCGCAATTGTCGTTATTGGGATTATTGCACTCTTGGGAATTATTGGAGTTGATGTTACTGCAGGACTTGCCGCACTGGGAATTGGGGGGATTGCCTTGGCTCTTGGAGCGCAAAAAACAATAGAAAATTTTGTAGGAAGTGTAAGTCTTATTGCAGATCAGCCATTGCGTGTTGGAGATTATTGCCGAGTTGATGATATAAAAGGAACCGTAGAAGCAATCGGAATGCGCTCTACAACACTTCGTACACCAGCCCGTACTATTGTAACAATTCCGAATGGTCAGCTTTCGGCTAGTAAAATAGAAAATTATGCACATCGTGATCGCTTTATATTCAATCCGATTTTTGGTTTTAGAATGGAAACCACTCCAGATCAAATGCGTTATCTTTTAGTGGAATTAAAATCTTTACTGCTTGCGCATCCTTCGGTTATAAATACTCCACCAATAGTTCGTTTTACGGGTATTACTGCCGATGCATTAAAAGTTGAGATTACGGCTTATATTGAAGCAATAAATTTTGAAACATCACAAGAAGTTCAAGAGGATCTTTTACTGCGAATGCTTGATATTATTGAAAGCAGCGGCACGTCTTTGGCTTATCCTTCACAAACACTTTATATGACTAGGGATACTCCGGTTTCTAATGAAAAAGCGGAAGCAGTTGCTAAAACTGTTAAAAAATGGAAAAAGAATGGTGAATTACAGCTTCCAAAATTTGACCCAAAACGTGTAGAAGAATTAAAAGGAAGTATAAAATATCCTGACGAAGGGAGTTTTAATCCTGACGATGAGGAAACTTTGTTGTAA
- a CDS encoding acetolactate synthase small subunit, whose translation MKNEFTLTIYSEDQLRLITRLSSMFIRKQIVVLSLNMSICEIDKMYRHTIVVNETLDTVINIAAQIEKIIEVYKCYYHLNEEIVFRQTALFKIPTALLMENINMELMLRENDLKISEIHKEYTILQATGTDNEIEVLTKELNSLGLIEFVTSSRIALEKSNKGFCEEI comes from the coding sequence ATGAAAAACGAATTTACTCTTACCATTTATTCTGAAGATCAATTAAGATTAATCACGAGACTGAGCTCAATGTTTATAAGAAAACAAATAGTCGTTTTGAGTCTTAATATGTCTATTTGCGAAATAGATAAAATGTACAGACACACGATCGTAGTAAATGAAACTTTAGATACTGTCATAAATATAGCAGCACAGATAGAGAAAATTATTGAGGTTTATAAATGCTATTATCATCTGAATGAAGAGATTGTTTTTAGACAAACCGCTTTATTTAAAATTCCGACCGCTTTATTGATGGAAAACATCAATATGGAATTAATGCTTAGGGAAAATGATCTTAAAATTTCAGAAATTCACAAAGAGTATACGATATTGCAAGCTACAGGAACAGACAATGAAATTGAGGTTTTAACCAAAGAATTAAATTCATTAGGATTGATTGAGTTTGTTACAAGTTCAAGAATTGCTCTTGAGAAATCTAATAAGGGTTTTTGCGAGGAAATTTAA
- a CDS encoding NAD(P)-dependent alcohol dehydrogenase encodes MKAVRFFGHKDVRVVNDIERPVPKGDEVLLKIGGAGVCHSDLHIIDEGTVVGTVFTLGHENAGWIEEIGENVEGYKKGDAVLVYGPWGCGHCKPCQQSKENYCDHQSEQAYGGGLGLDGGMADYMLVPSSRLLVPIYDLDPVIAAPLTDAALTPYSAIKRSLPKLMADEYVVVIGVGGLGHVALQILREISGAEIIACDVTEDKLAFAKELGAAYVINSKDADAAEQIQKITGIKKAKVVLDFVGATSTIDLGTKVVSLDGDLTIVGLGGGHYQYSMNGLPFGVSMTNPYWGSRTELMEVVGLARQKKIHIEIEKHKLDEANEVYDRMRQGKIKGRAVLIP; translated from the coding sequence ATGAAAGCAGTACGTTTTTTTGGACACAAAGATGTCCGCGTTGTTAATGATATTGAAAGACCTGTTCCTAAGGGTGATGAAGTTTTGTTAAAAATTGGCGGAGCTGGTGTTTGTCACTCAGATCTGCATATTATAGATGAAGGAACAGTCGTTGGAACCGTTTTTACATTAGGACACGAAAATGCTGGATGGATCGAAGAAATAGGAGAAAATGTTGAAGGTTATAAAAAAGGAGATGCAGTTCTTGTATATGGTCCATGGGGCTGTGGGCACTGCAAACCTTGCCAGCAGTCAAAAGAAAATTATTGTGATCATCAATCTGAACAAGCTTATGGTGGCGGTTTAGGTTTAGACGGAGGTATGGCCGACTATATGCTGGTGCCGTCTTCTAGACTTTTAGTACCCATTTACGACTTAGATCCTGTTATTGCAGCTCCATTGACCGATGCTGCGCTTACGCCTTATTCTGCGATAAAACGTTCGCTTCCTAAATTAATGGCTGACGAATATGTTGTAGTAATTGGTGTTGGGGGATTAGGCCATGTTGCATTACAGATATTAAGAGAAATAAGCGGAGCAGAAATTATTGCCTGCGATGTGACAGAAGATAAATTGGCTTTTGCAAAAGAATTGGGCGCGGCTTATGTAATTAATTCTAAAGATGCCGATGCTGCAGAGCAGATTCAGAAAATTACTGGAATCAAAAAAGCCAAAGTAGTGCTTGATTTTGTTGGAGCAACTTCTACGATAGATTTAGGAACAAAAGTAGTGAGCCTTGATGGAGATCTTACTATTGTTGGTCTTGGCGGAGGACATTATCAATACAGCATGAATGGATTGCCTTTTGGGGTGAGCATGACCAATCCGTATTGGGGATCTAGAACGGAACTGATGGAGGTGGTTGGTTTGGCAAGACAAAAGAAAATTCATATCGAAATTGAAAAACATAAACTTGACGAAGCCAATGAAGTGTACGATAGGATGCGACAAGGAAAAATAAAAGGAAGAGCTGTTTTAATACCTTAA
- a CDS encoding murein L,D-transpeptidase catalytic domain-containing protein: protein MRVFLLALLFSLSSFASLSMRDEDEILDEVEFARLTEHVNEIKAFTASNHKYSNKIAFLVDMKIKSGRNRFFVYDLENNQILDQGLVAHGKGSETGIKGDILQFSNAPESNCTALGRYSVEKPYKGIFGKAFRLAGLDETNNNAMKRAIVLHSYKEVPSDEKEYYIINSHGCPMVSQEFLGRLSKYIESTNSKILLSVYY from the coding sequence ATGAGAGTATTTTTATTGGCACTGCTTTTTTCCTTAAGTTCATTTGCTTCATTAAGTATGAGGGACGAGGATGAAATTTTAGACGAAGTCGAATTCGCAAGACTCACTGAGCATGTGAATGAGATTAAGGCTTTTACGGCGTCAAATCACAAGTATAGCAACAAAATTGCTTTTCTTGTTGATATGAAAATTAAATCAGGAAGAAATCGTTTTTTTGTTTACGATCTAGAAAATAATCAAATTCTTGATCAAGGTTTGGTTGCACATGGAAAAGGATCTGAAACTGGAATAAAAGGCGACATTTTACAATTTAGTAATGCTCCAGAATCTAACTGCACTGCACTAGGAAGATATTCTGTAGAAAAACCATATAAAGGTATATTCGGAAAAGCTTTCAGACTTGCTGGATTGGACGAAACGAATAATAATGCTATGAAACGTGCTATCGTATTGCATTCTTACAAAGAGGTTCCATCTGATGAAAAAGAATACTATATCATCAATAGCCACGGCTGTCCGATGGTTAGTCAAGAATTTTTGGGTAGACTTTCAAAATATATAGAAAGTACAAACTCTAAAATCTTATTGTCTGTTTATTATTAA
- a CDS encoding S28 family serine protease, translating to MNRKSFIITLFFLFLNIFAVSAQESSANLQQKLTELFPKAIITRIDNLENYTESYQIILDEPLDHKHPEKGTFQHYIYLSHLGYDRPTVIETHGYNTENIKSEVSSLLQANQVAVEYRFYGKSRPNPIQWEYLTNDQAIEDYHNIVTKLKKIYSGKWISTGISKGGETSLIYKSIYPNDIDVAMPYVAPLINTCEDPRTITHTRTVGTEECRAKITAFQRAVLQNREAVLEVFKEYAAEKKMQFTEVPFAEALEYAVLEFPFSFWQWGGKCDEIPSVNASVKELFDYLNKIVGVGTYNDKMSFVYLPSYYQHLSELGYYGFDLEPVADLLTIVKSSSNARFAPKDVVIKYNPKYIKKVRKYVENKGDKILYIYGGYDTWFSCSPTPKSSVDALKMVLPQGSHSTRVKHFSAEDQKLIMETLKKWLN from the coding sequence ATGAATCGAAAATCCTTTATTATTACGCTGTTCTTTCTTTTCCTCAACATTTTTGCAGTTTCTGCACAGGAATCTTCAGCAAATCTACAGCAAAAACTGACTGAATTATTCCCAAAAGCCATCATAACGCGAATTGATAACTTAGAAAATTATACCGAATCGTATCAAATAATTTTAGACGAGCCTCTAGATCACAAGCACCCAGAAAAAGGAACTTTTCAGCATTATATTTATCTTTCGCATTTAGGTTATGACAGACCAACTGTAATTGAAACTCACGGCTATAATACCGAGAATATTAAGAGTGAAGTAAGCAGTCTTTTACAAGCCAATCAGGTTGCGGTTGAATATCGTTTTTACGGAAAATCAAGACCAAACCCAATTCAATGGGAATATTTAACCAATGATCAGGCGATTGAAGATTATCATAACATTGTTACTAAACTGAAAAAAATATATTCAGGAAAATGGATTTCAACTGGAATTAGTAAAGGAGGAGAAACATCCTTAATTTATAAATCAATCTATCCAAACGATATTGATGTGGCAATGCCATATGTTGCGCCGCTAATTAATACTTGCGAAGATCCAAGAACTATAACTCACACAAGAACTGTTGGAACGGAAGAATGCAGAGCCAAAATAACAGCTTTCCAAAGAGCTGTTTTACAAAATAGAGAAGCTGTATTGGAGGTTTTTAAAGAATATGCAGCGGAGAAAAAAATGCAATTTACAGAAGTTCCTTTCGCGGAAGCATTGGAATATGCTGTTTTAGAATTTCCTTTTTCGTTTTGGCAATGGGGAGGAAAATGCGATGAAATTCCGTCAGTAAACGCCTCTGTAAAAGAGCTTTTCGATTATTTGAATAAAATTGTTGGAGTAGGAACTTACAATGATAAAATGTCGTTTGTGTATTTGCCTTCTTATTACCAGCATTTAAGCGAATTGGGGTATTATGGTTTTGATCTTGAACCGGTTGCCGATTTGTTAACTATTGTAAAAAGCAGTTCTAACGCGCGATTTGCTCCAAAAGATGTTGTGATTAAATACAATCCAAAATACATTAAGAAAGTGCGTAAATATGTTGAGAATAAAGGGGATAAAATTTTATATATCTATGGAGGTTATGATACTTGGTTCTCATGTTCTCCAACGCCAAAATCGAGTGTTGATGCACTAAAAATGGTACTTCCGCAAGGAAGCCATTCAACCAGAGTAAAACATTTTTCTGCGGAAGACCAGAAATTAATTATGGAGACATTAAAAAAATGGCTTAATTAA
- a CDS encoding M24 family metallopeptidase, with protein MAIGVGGSTIDIELGKIQNMTLDVVPIALPEYKQRIKKAVSLMKEQNCKALYVNAGTNLYYFTGTKWNPSERMVGAIILEDETVEYIVPKFEEGTFKTFMKIEGNLNFWEEHESPSELFGNILKNKNITDGNIALDESAAFFLIDAISKANSNFSFVNAQPITAGCRMHKSANEIAIIQKAKDITMVVQKAAASILYPGIPVSTVVDFIHRAHIKAGIASGSYFCIVLFGEDSQYPHGVTAPQNLVDNDVVLIDTGCRLEGYLSDITRTYVYGTPSDEHRKIWNLEKATQKAAFDAAQIGATCGSVDDAARKVLAEAGLSGDYEIPGLPHRVGHGTGLDIHEYPYLVRGNQTILKEGMVVSNEPMICMPGQFGIRHEDHFYMTAEGPKWFTEPMQSIDNPFGL; from the coding sequence ATGGCAATTGGAGTTGGCGGATCAACTATAGATATCGAATTAGGAAAAATACAAAACATGACACTTGATGTTGTACCAATAGCGCTTCCAGAATACAAACAGCGTATCAAAAAAGCAGTTTCTTTAATGAAAGAACAAAATTGCAAAGCGCTTTATGTAAATGCTGGAACGAATCTGTATTATTTTACAGGAACAAAATGGAATCCGTCTGAGCGTATGGTTGGCGCCATAATTCTTGAAGATGAAACGGTTGAATATATTGTTCCAAAATTTGAAGAAGGAACTTTTAAGACTTTCATGAAAATTGAAGGAAATCTAAATTTCTGGGAAGAACACGAGAGCCCTTCTGAATTGTTTGGCAATATTCTGAAAAATAAAAATATCACTGATGGCAATATTGCGCTGGATGAATCGGCTGCTTTTTTTCTAATAGATGCAATCTCAAAAGCGAATTCAAACTTTAGTTTTGTAAATGCTCAACCGATAACAGCAGGTTGCAGAATGCATAAGTCAGCAAATGAAATTGCTATTATTCAAAAAGCGAAAGATATTACTATGGTGGTTCAAAAAGCAGCTGCCAGTATATTATATCCGGGCATTCCAGTAAGTACAGTTGTAGATTTCATTCATAGAGCACATATTAAGGCTGGTATTGCATCTGGTTCTTATTTCTGTATTGTTCTTTTCGGAGAAGATTCTCAGTATCCGCATGGAGTTACTGCTCCTCAAAATTTAGTTGACAATGATGTAGTTTTGATTGATACAGGATGTCGCTTAGAAGGCTATTTGTCTGATATCACTAGAACTTATGTATACGGAACTCCAAGTGACGAGCACAGAAAAATATGGAATCTTGAAAAAGCAACTCAAAAAGCAGCTTTTGATGCCGCTCAAATTGGAGCAACATGTGGTTCTGTAGATGATGCCGCTCGTAAAGTTTTGGCAGAAGCAGGTTTAAGCGGAGATTACGAAATTCCAGGATTGCCACACCGCGTGGGTCATGGAACAGGTTTAGATATTCATGAATATCCATATTTAGTACGAGGAAATCAAACTATCCTGAAAGAAGGAATGGTAGTTAGCAACGAGCCTATGATCTGTATGCCAGGTCAATTTGGTATTCGTCATGAAGATCATTTTTATATGACGGCTGAAGGTCCAAAATGGTTTACCGAGCCAATGCAGAGCATTGATAATCCGTTCGGTTTATAA